Within the Candidatus Stygibacter australis genome, the region CCCATCACCATATTGTGTCATATAACCCGTAAGAAGTTCAGATTTATTTCCGGTCCCTGCCACAAGTCCACCAAATCTCGCTGATTGATCATAAAGCACACACATTCTCTCCCGTGCCATTCTATTACCACGCCTGAGTGATCCTGCCTCAGGAAAATACTCATCAAAATAGATATCCACCATTGGTGATATTTCAATTTCCTGACATTCAATTCTCAGGTATTCAGCCAGCAGCTTTCCATGATCCAAGCTGTCCGGATGACTGTGCTTATAGGGCAGCAGAAAGCCTTTCACTTTATCTTTACCAATTGCTTTCACGCATACGGCAGCCGTTACAGCAGAATCTATTCCCCCACTGATACCAACTATCAAATGATCAAGTCCGGCTTTCTTAAGCTGACTGCGGATAAATTTCACAATCCTTATTTCTTCTTCAGCAATATTGATCTTTCGCATATTTATTTCCTCATATCTTTTATTCAGGCAATCATCTTAAACTCATTACCCAATCAAGTTATCGAGTTAAGCCGATGTACCCATCGAATTGACTTGAGAACGACAGATACCACTCCCCAATCTTAAGTCAATCTACTGAGTACAGTATCTTAACTCAATATCCCCCTCACTTCTCAGGCTCATTTACCTTTATCTCCCCGGCTTTTGTCAGGGCGATCTTAGTTAGAATAGGACCTATAATCTCAAAGACGATTGATGTAGCAGTAACCGTAGTGATCACGGTTATTCCTATGATATCTCCATGAGTGAGACCTTGAGCACGATCAACTATTGCACCCAGACCAGCATAATTCTGCTTGATCAATAAAGAAAGTCCTATGGCCACTCCTGCCTGGGATAATATCCCCATTCCTATATATTTTGAGATCACTGGGGGTGCTTTCCCCAGTGCTGCTCCCAGTTTTGAGCCAAATATCAAACCAGCGCTTCGGGCAAATATATACACCAGACCTAACAGTCCTAATGCCGGAATTGCTGATATATGCAGGTTTGCCCCAGCCAGGGTAAAGAAAAGTATAAAAAGCAGCGGCATCGCAACACCTAATTCATTCTGGATCTTATTCACCAGATTAGCAGATTGCATATTTACCATTATCATGCCCATGACCATGATAGTCAGGATTTCTGATAAATGGAGTATTTCACATATTCCGCAACTCAAAAAGATTATCCCAAAGATGACTATAAACACATCTGAGCTTACCTTAAGTCTGCGGATCAAGATACTGCTCAAAAAGGCTAAAACTCCCCCGCAAAGGATACTCAAAGCCACTTCTTTCAGGGGTTGCAATAAGGTGATCATTATACCCGGATCAGCATTTCCCGCTTCTTTGGATAATATGCTTTGAGCAAAGGCGGAAGCAAAACCAAATATCACTATCCCTAATCCGTCATCAAATCCCACTACGGCATAAAGAGCCTTTGTGAGTACACCCTTTGCTTTATATTCCCTGATAACTGCCACGGTTCCTGCTGGAGCACTGGCGGGGGCTATTGCAGCAAAGAGCAGTGAGAGTGCCGTATCTCCAGTGAGTAGCTGCAGAGAGACAAACACCAGGATAAATGCCCCGAATGATTCCATCAAGATGATGTAGATAATCCCCTTGCCCAGCCTTCTCAGGTGAGATATCTTTAATTCCAGTCCAATACTGAACGCCACAAAACCAAGCGCAATACTGGAGATAAAATCAAGATTATCAAGCAGCACATCGCTCAGTATATTAAGCAGAGATGAGCCCAGCACCACGCCAAGCAGCATATAGCCAATTATGGAGGGCAGCTTGATGAAGCGCATATTCCTGCCCAGGTAAAACCCCGTCAGGATGATAAACCCTAAGATCAGTAAAATGGGATGTGTCATCTCTTACCCTAAATTCAGATTGCCGGCATAGTACTGCAGTTCCTGCATAGTAACCAGAAGCCCTTCCTGAAATTTCTTGTTGATCAAGTGGTGACTGCGCCTAAGTATCTCATTAGCCAGCCTGCGGGGAACGGTAGCTATCACTACTTTACAATAGTTATCCACCGGTGTGCCCCAAAGACTGCTGAAAAGCGGTTTGGAATATAAGAAATGCCCCGCAGTATAGGCATCAGTAACGGCAATATTAGTGTCATCCACTTCTGTCAATATACCCAGAACTTCGTCCATGATCTCTTCAGATTGAAGGATAAAGGTAAATTGATTCCAGCCGGAAGCAGAAGCCTCTGATGCCGGCAATTCCGTATGACGCAGGAAGATACCCTTAAGCGATGCAGGATCTTTTACTGCGATTATTTTCGTCTGATTAAGTTCATTATTAAGCATACCGGAAAGTGCACTCAAATAGCGTATATGCATATTTCGCATATTCTCCGGTGCAATGATATAAACTACTATTTTCACGGGTTTATTATCAATCGCATCAAATTCCACTCCCTCAGGAATGGTGATTGCCCCTATCACAAACTCTTTACAATCAAGTGTGCAATGCGGAATCGCAATTCCTTTACCAAATCCTGTGGAGCTTAGCTCTTCCCTTTCGGTTAATGCCCAGAAAATGTCTTCTGAACTGAATCCTCCGAGAGCTGGACTATTTATGGCTAAATCGGCTATCGCTTGAAGTACTTCCTTCTTACTGCTGAATTGCTTCCCGACTGCAATTGTTCTTTCATCAAGGACCTTATTAAGTTCCATATTACCGCCTTTGATTTTTGTTAGTCCAATTTATCAAACTATCAAAGATGTCAAAAAATATCTTCCTTTTTAATGATATTTAATTAATTAGAAGATTAAAAGAATCATCCCCTTTCTTTTTGTATGTAAGAAAATTATACAAATACCACCCCCTAAAAACCATCACCCACTTTCGGAGTACAGTGATAATGTCACTGTGTGCGGTGAAAGCCGCATGAAATATCCACCGGATATAAATATAACAGACACAAATAGGCTAATAACCTGAAAATAATGATCTGGAATTTAAATTATCCGTTGCTATCCCTTTCTCCCCTCCGGCTCGACACATT harbors:
- a CDS encoding NAD+ synthase, with the protein product MRKINIAEEEIRIVKFIRSQLKKAGLDHLIVGISGGIDSAVTAAVCVKAIGKDKVKGFLLPYKHSHPDSLDHGKLLAEYLRIECQEIEISPMVDIYFDEYFPEAGSLRRGNRMARERMCVLYDQSARFGGLVAGTGNKSELLTGYMTQYGDGACAFEPLGHIYKTEVYELAILLKIPKELIDKAPTADLWDGQTDESEMGLTYALLDELLYRLYERGETEADILAGGYKQEDINRVKELYHKSDFKRNLPPQLELIKK
- a CDS encoding cation:proton antiporter, whose protein sequence is MTHPILLILGFIILTGFYLGRNMRFIKLPSIIGYMLLGVVLGSSLLNILSDVLLDNLDFISSIALGFVAFSIGLELKISHLRRLGKGIIYIILMESFGAFILVFVSLQLLTGDTALSLLFAAIAPASAPAGTVAVIREYKAKGVLTKALYAVVGFDDGLGIVIFGFASAFAQSILSKEAGNADPGIMITLLQPLKEVALSILCGGVLAFLSSILIRRLKVSSDVFIVIFGIIFLSCGICEILHLSEILTIMVMGMIMVNMQSANLVNKIQNELGVAMPLLFILFFTLAGANLHISAIPALGLLGLVYIFARSAGLIFGSKLGAALGKAPPVISKYIGMGILSQAGVAIGLSLLIKQNYAGLGAIVDRAQGLTHGDIIGITVITTVTATSIVFEIIGPILTKIALTKAGEIKVNEPEK
- a CDS encoding PTS sugar transporter subunit IIA gives rise to the protein MELNKVLDERTIAVGKQFSSKKEVLQAIADLAINSPALGGFSSEDIFWALTEREELSSTGFGKGIAIPHCTLDCKEFVIGAITIPEGVEFDAIDNKPVKIVVYIIAPENMRNMHIRYLSALSGMLNNELNQTKIIAVKDPASLKGIFLRHTELPASEASASGWNQFTFILQSEEIMDEVLGILTEVDDTNIAVTDAYTAGHFLYSKPLFSSLWGTPVDNYCKVVIATVPRRLANEILRRSHHLINKKFQEGLLVTMQELQYYAGNLNLG